The following proteins come from a genomic window of Mesoaciditoga lauensis cd-1655R = DSM 25116:
- a CDS encoding fibronectin type III domain-containing protein, whose product MKKKKVWFLALTASVAVLLLSGCFLFLPPSPTNLQATAISTSTIHLEWNGSADKFLIYRTDSLSEQFEKQTEVSSNSYEDKGLLPNTTYYYKIKAKSGSQNSAFSDPASAKTFALKYKPPFLKISSSSTEDVDVSWANPEGKYTLLLFKSSSPDSGFTRISTLTYQNNEYVDKDVQPNTIYYYKAKVYNAQGESDFSTPLKAMTKLLIPTNLREVSTTPGSVELEWDYASELYDGFYIYRSNSSTGTYTKVAYSGKKTFTDTPLHHATTYFYKVSALYLTEESSKSLAISVITKQEKPFNPSSLYVNNLTYNSVTLKWKDNSDNEKGFVVYRSSTNSVFTQIATVAANTTTYTDLNLTPNQTYQYEVLAYNEIGDSPFSNVIKAVPRLLAPILSITSSATHDISLSWSEAATGVVGFKLYRSEDDLNFMQISTFSKDQLTYTDGNLEASKTYYYEMRAYNSSCESGYSNVVKTMTTPVQIASNTSVMNTEDIEESVSTVEDNGAVIKFSDPRYAILKKGDFLVAPITNKTPNGLLRKVESVTKEGSQIIVTSTPVPLTDVVKNGNAEFSATVMISSAQPTVKTESVKVMDKNVNFSIPIYDEDGNPYTTDDQITLKGHFGLRYHCSLSLDISWHKVKKFKFSNTFKFDNSLSLVAESGLGLGYGNASINGISTSIATVDFEPIEFSIGPVPVVIYPVLDVSAGVEAGNAPLNINTGYNYTLKLTAGAKYTDEDGWNSIGKLDNDFNAYFNQNYGGSTTYDVDAYLEPDLYFYIYGVVGPYVYIQPSLEYNQNNSRGDWLDLYANLDAGIALDIKGLDNLIGTPSYSLYNKQWRIYSKFQKPATPTDLTLNLIKNSISGRYNNVALNWKDKPKFADGFEIRRGYDDKNYEKVATVSVDSRSWIDKPSKDGNFYYEIRSFYQKYGKTFYSGWEKANKLILYPPSRLNIRNIIGSYATLQWENLSTTATECVLTKNNTPIATLSANTNTFTDSGLKDGHTYNYVVHAIYKDYDSPSDTLTYNLPPPAPYDLKYTWEQNGDVLHFTWKEPDCPNTGNDVDFHISGSLDGKNYTSLGVQKNKEYDLITSDNYLNHYFYNRPYYFRIEARDKYGSSKYVVTIVPARPDNFKMNTVTATSATLTWTLEDINLPSQDGIKIYEYENDENVQVADLPKDATSCVVEGLQPNTYYTFNIKSYNTYGESFQATTKFWTEQIPPLTPIILNATSNSDSPGNSEITLEIKDTSPDLTSEFEIFRTLDGTTATLTVAKTSGSDIINWTDHELYANATYTYKIRAMNTDHYSNKYYSGFSSNCLIKTPDITPPAPTNLRITSSSTSEVDLSWDWSNESSPHVNLYGFKILRQEIGGEATVIANVDASARSYADVSVEKDDSYNYFVWSYNEVGTKTSNTISVDTSTEPLKAAYDLKPNSVVAPNTDVELSWKSSETHVMYTISLDGGGQGFIGYFSPDPKTATHLTIPPLSEGYYTWTVESYTINHNRTAESSPMTFVVGDRTSVKPAYNLEPNGITVSTSTVRLSWESTETSPEFEITLTSKKGRILDISTSDKFLDVHLPSSGFYTWSVTTVVGGSSSLPSVAYFTLQQVNPPYNLSPNATILSATSDVTLTWESTEDSQATTVFNVTLNGPNGLTKRSTTTQNKYCNFGILGPGYYTWTVTASRDGYCSLPSTLAFFTVEGSPAAAYDLSPNGETFTSSSVTLSWKSDESSVTFTVELGTLSNSNRIASLVKHAGSATSCEVSSLENGNYWWEVISRNSVGESTLSSPAYFTIGAPAPAYNLSPNGSSLSPNTDVTLTWDSTQSNALFIVTCFDPMGTLIATLTSDSKSYNIGPVSTLGIYIWSVTTRVGVLCSNPATAQFVVENPLSPAYNLNPSNTTITLNATTDHTFTWDSTETNATYTVYLATFTPPTIPTSYTEVASNLSGTSVNVNIGPNHYYAWYVKTFKNGITVSSTVSTFVVNQSIP is encoded by the coding sequence ATGAAGAAAAAGAAAGTGTGGTTTTTGGCGTTAACAGCTAGTGTAGCGGTTTTACTGCTTTCAGGGTGTTTTCTCTTCTTACCTCCCTCACCTACTAATTTGCAAGCCACTGCTATCAGCACTTCTACCATTCATCTTGAATGGAACGGCTCAGCTGACAAATTTTTAATTTACAGAACGGATTCTTTAAGTGAGCAGTTTGAAAAGCAAACCGAGGTTTCTTCCAATTCGTATGAGGACAAAGGGCTATTGCCAAATACGACTTATTATTACAAAATAAAAGCTAAAAGCGGATCGCAAAATTCAGCCTTTTCCGACCCTGCTTCTGCTAAAACTTTTGCGCTTAAATACAAGCCTCCTTTTTTAAAAATTTCCAGTTCTTCTACTGAAGATGTTGACGTATCCTGGGCAAATCCGGAGGGAAAATATACCCTTCTCCTTTTCAAAAGCTCATCGCCTGACAGTGGATTCACAAGAATTTCTACTTTGACCTACCAAAACAACGAATACGTGGATAAAGATGTGCAACCAAACACGATTTATTATTACAAGGCCAAAGTGTACAACGCACAAGGAGAATCTGATTTTTCCACACCTCTAAAGGCTATGACAAAGCTCTTAATTCCAACAAATCTTCGTGAAGTATCAACTACTCCCGGAAGCGTGGAACTTGAATGGGATTACGCATCTGAACTCTATGACGGATTTTACATTTACCGTTCAAACAGCTCAACTGGAACTTATACTAAAGTTGCGTACAGCGGAAAAAAGACGTTTACGGATACACCCCTTCACCATGCGACCACTTATTTTTACAAAGTTAGCGCTCTTTATCTTACAGAAGAATCATCCAAAAGCTTGGCTATTTCTGTCATCACAAAGCAAGAAAAACCGTTCAATCCCTCATCGCTTTACGTGAACAATCTCACGTACAATTCTGTAACTTTGAAATGGAAAGACAACTCCGATAACGAAAAAGGTTTTGTCGTTTATCGCTCCAGCACAAATTCTGTTTTTACTCAGATTGCCACTGTTGCAGCCAATACAACAACGTATACCGATTTGAATCTTACTCCGAACCAAACGTACCAATACGAAGTTTTGGCTTACAATGAAATCGGCGACTCTCCGTTCAGTAACGTCATAAAAGCTGTTCCACGCCTTTTGGCACCAATTTTAAGCATCACATCATCGGCGACACATGATATAAGTCTCTCATGGAGTGAAGCTGCCACGGGAGTCGTGGGATTCAAACTTTACAGATCAGAAGATGATTTGAACTTTATGCAAATATCCACCTTTTCAAAAGATCAATTAACGTACACCGATGGCAATTTGGAAGCCTCAAAAACTTACTATTATGAGATGAGAGCCTATAATTCATCTTGTGAATCTGGTTATTCCAACGTTGTGAAAACCATGACCACTCCGGTTCAAATTGCTTCCAATACCAGCGTGATGAACACAGAAGATATAGAAGAGTCGGTTTCAACGGTTGAAGATAACGGAGCGGTGATAAAGTTTTCAGATCCAAGGTATGCAATCCTTAAGAAAGGTGACTTTTTGGTTGCCCCCATAACAAATAAAACACCGAATGGTCTTTTAAGAAAAGTGGAATCTGTTACCAAGGAAGGAAGCCAGATAATTGTTACATCCACACCTGTTCCCTTAACGGATGTTGTGAAAAATGGAAACGCGGAATTTTCTGCAACTGTGATGATAAGTTCAGCCCAACCTACGGTAAAAACAGAAAGCGTTAAAGTCATGGATAAGAATGTTAATTTTAGTATACCTATCTACGATGAAGATGGGAATCCTTATACCACGGACGATCAAATAACGCTTAAAGGTCATTTCGGTCTTAGGTATCATTGCAGTCTCAGCCTGGATATAAGCTGGCATAAGGTGAAAAAATTCAAATTCTCAAACACTTTTAAATTCGACAACAGCTTGAGTCTTGTGGCAGAATCTGGTTTGGGATTGGGATATGGTAACGCATCCATTAATGGTATATCAACGTCAATTGCCACTGTCGATTTTGAACCAATTGAATTTTCTATAGGCCCGGTTCCCGTTGTTATATATCCTGTATTAGATGTATCAGCTGGTGTGGAAGCTGGAAATGCTCCTTTGAACATCAACACGGGATACAACTACACTCTTAAATTAACTGCGGGAGCTAAATATACTGATGAAGATGGATGGAACAGTATTGGTAAGTTGGATAATGATTTCAACGCTTATTTCAACCAGAACTATGGTGGTTCAACTACTTATGACGTAGATGCGTATTTAGAACCAGATCTTTATTTTTACATCTATGGAGTAGTTGGCCCATATGTATACATTCAACCATCCCTTGAGTATAATCAGAACAACTCACGAGGAGATTGGCTTGATCTTTACGCCAATTTGGATGCTGGAATAGCTTTAGACATAAAAGGGTTGGATAATCTTATTGGAACCCCAAGTTACAGTCTTTACAACAAGCAATGGAGAATATACTCTAAATTCCAGAAGCCGGCAACACCTACAGATTTAACTTTAAATCTTATCAAAAATTCAATTTCTGGGAGATATAATAACGTGGCACTTAATTGGAAAGATAAACCTAAATTCGCGGATGGTTTTGAAATAAGAAGGGGTTACGACGACAAAAATTACGAAAAGGTTGCCACAGTGTCAGTTGATAGTCGAAGCTGGATCGATAAGCCCTCTAAAGATGGAAATTTCTACTACGAGATACGCAGTTTTTATCAGAAGTATGGAAAAACGTTTTATTCCGGTTGGGAAAAAGCGAACAAATTAATTTTGTATCCGCCCAGCCGCTTGAACATACGGAATATAATTGGAAGCTATGCCACACTTCAATGGGAAAATCTTTCAACGACGGCAACCGAATGTGTGTTGACGAAAAACAATACGCCAATTGCCACTCTTTCGGCTAATACAAATACTTTTACGGACTCAGGATTGAAAGATGGACACACTTACAACTACGTAGTTCATGCCATTTACAAAGATTACGACTCTCCTTCTGATACCTTGACGTACAATCTTCCACCTCCAGCCCCCTACGATTTGAAGTATACATGGGAACAGAATGGAGATGTACTACATTTTACATGGAAAGAGCCTGATTGTCCCAACACGGGAAATGACGTTGATTTCCATATTTCAGGTTCTCTTGACGGCAAGAATTACACATCATTAGGCGTTCAAAAAAATAAGGAATACGATTTAATAACATCTGATAATTACTTGAATCACTATTTCTACAATCGTCCTTATTACTTCAGAATTGAGGCAAGAGATAAATATGGGAGCTCAAAATATGTAGTTACAATAGTACCAGCTCGGCCAGATAACTTCAAAATGAACACCGTAACTGCGACGTCTGCAACTCTCACATGGACATTGGAAGATATCAATTTGCCATCTCAGGATGGGATCAAAATATATGAATATGAAAATGATGAAAATGTTCAAGTTGCCGATCTTCCAAAAGACGCAACATCTTGCGTAGTGGAAGGTCTTCAACCAAACACGTATTACACGTTTAACATAAAATCGTACAACACTTATGGTGAATCTTTCCAGGCAACTACAAAATTTTGGACTGAACAAATTCCTCCTTTGACTCCAATCATTTTGAATGCCACTTCCAATTCAGATTCACCAGGAAATTCGGAGATAACGTTGGAAATCAAAGATACCTCTCCGGATCTCACAAGCGAATTTGAAATTTTCAGGACGTTGGATGGTACAACCGCTACATTAACCGTTGCAAAAACGTCTGGTTCGGATATTATCAACTGGACAGATCATGAACTATACGCAAATGCGACTTACACGTACAAAATAAGGGCCATGAATACGGATCATTATTCAAACAAATATTATTCTGGTTTTTCTTCTAACTGTTTGATAAAGACGCCAGATATCACTCCACCAGCTCCTACGAATCTTCGAATCACGTCTTCTTCCACATCGGAAGTGGATTTGAGCTGGGATTGGTCGAATGAGAGTTCTCCGCATGTCAATCTATATGGGTTCAAGATCTTGCGTCAGGAAATAGGCGGTGAAGCAACGGTAATAGCAAATGTGGATGCAAGTGCAAGAAGCTACGCAGATGTAAGCGTGGAAAAAGATGATTCGTACAATTACTTCGTTTGGTCTTACAACGAAGTTGGAACGAAAACGTCGAACACCATTTCTGTGGACACTTCCACCGAACCTTTAAAAGCCGCCTATGACTTGAAACCAAACTCGGTGGTAGCTCCTAACACAGACGTGGAGCTGAGCTGGAAATCTTCCGAAACGCATGTTATGTACACAATTAGTTTAGATGGTGGAGGGCAAGGGTTTATTGGATATTTCTCTCCTGATCCGAAGACGGCCACTCATTTGACGATCCCACCGCTTAGCGAAGGCTATTACACTTGGACTGTTGAATCCTACACTATAAATCATAACAGAACGGCGGAGTCATCTCCCATGACCTTTGTGGTGGGCGATAGGACCAGTGTAAAGCCTGCTTACAACTTAGAACCAAATGGAATAACCGTTTCTACATCAACTGTAAGATTGAGTTGGGAGTCGACTGAGACGTCACCTGAATTTGAAATCACGCTCACTTCGAAAAAGGGTCGAATTTTAGACATCAGCACGTCGGACAAATTTTTGGACGTACACCTACCATCTTCTGGTTTCTACACATGGTCGGTTACAACTGTAGTTGGAGGTTCAAGCTCGCTCCCAAGTGTTGCATATTTCACACTCCAACAAGTGAACCCTCCTTACAATTTAAGTCCAAATGCCACAATTCTCAGTGCCACTTCTGATGTTACACTTACTTGGGAATCCACAGAAGATTCACAGGCAACGACGGTATTTAACGTTACGCTTAATGGACCAAATGGTCTTACAAAAAGGAGCACAACCACTCAAAACAAATACTGTAACTTTGGTATTTTAGGCCCAGGCTATTACACATGGACGGTCACCGCTTCGCGTGATGGATACTGTTCGCTTCCGAGTACCCTTGCATTTTTCACAGTGGAAGGTTCTCCAGCGGCCGCTTACGATTTAAGTCCAAACGGTGAGACATTCACATCATCGTCGGTAACTTTAAGCTGGAAATCGGATGAATCTAGTGTTACTTTCACCGTCGAGCTTGGAACTTTGAGTAATAGCAATAGAATTGCAAGTCTAGTGAAACATGCTGGAAGCGCAACATCTTGTGAAGTTTCGTCTTTAGAGAATGGAAACTACTGGTGGGAAGTTATAAGCAGAAATAGCGTGGGAGAAAGTACCTTATCTTCACCGGCTTATTTTACCATTGGAGCACCGGCACCAGCATACAACCTCTCTCCAAACGGCTCTTCGCTTTCTCCGAATACGGATGTAACCCTCACCTGGGATTCCACACAATCGAATGCACTCTTCATAGTGACCTGTTTTGATCCTATGGGAACACTTATTGCCACTTTGACATCAGACAGTAAGTCTTACAACATAGGACCGGTTAGCACCCTTGGAATTTACATATGGAGTGTGACAACACGAGTGGGAGTGCTTTGCTCGAATCCAGCTACAGCTCAATTCGTAGTGGAAAACCCACTTTCACCTGCTTACAATTTAAATCCAAGCAACACGACCATAACTTTAAATGCTACTACTGATCACACGTTCACGTGGGATTCCACAGAAACAAATGCCACATACACGGTTTATCTTGCAACTTTCACGCCACCAACTATTCCAACTAGTTACACAGAAGTCGCCTCGAATCTAAGTGGAACTTCTGTCAATGTGAATATTGGTCCTAATCATTATTACGCGTGGTATGTAAAAACGTTTAAAAACGGAATTACAGTGTCTTCAACAGTGTCAACTTTTGTTGTTAATCAGTCTATTCCATGA
- a CDS encoding SDR family oxidoreductase, with the protein MDLGIKGKRALIGGGTRGIGRAVAKALAIEGVNLEIVARHNSEDVAKDLVNKYGIEARGHNVDLSKAADVESLKEKVGDVDMLFINTGGPKPGEIEDLKDEDWLSACELTLMSAVRLINAFLDPMLRKGWGRVVASTSISVFEPIPRLLLSNSIRMSVEGLMKSLSVEHASDGVTFNCVAPGYTLTERVKQLFEDTAKARGISFEEVEKSIAEKTDVKRLAQPEEVANAVAFLFSEKASYITGVTLRVDGGYVKSM; encoded by the coding sequence ATGGATTTAGGAATAAAAGGGAAAAGGGCATTGATAGGAGGAGGGACACGCGGCATTGGAAGAGCAGTTGCAAAAGCGTTAGCCATTGAAGGCGTGAATTTGGAGATAGTGGCAAGACATAACAGCGAAGATGTGGCAAAAGATTTGGTGAATAAATACGGAATAGAAGCGAGAGGTCACAACGTGGATCTTTCAAAAGCAGCAGATGTGGAATCACTGAAAGAAAAAGTTGGAGATGTGGATATGCTTTTCATAAATACCGGAGGTCCGAAGCCGGGTGAGATCGAAGATTTAAAGGATGAAGATTGGCTTAGCGCTTGCGAATTGACACTGATGAGCGCCGTACGCCTGATAAATGCTTTCCTTGATCCCATGCTAAGAAAGGGATGGGGGAGAGTGGTGGCGTCAACGTCCATCTCAGTTTTTGAGCCTATTCCACGTTTGTTGCTGTCCAACTCCATAAGAATGTCGGTTGAAGGGCTTATGAAAAGCCTCTCCGTCGAGCATGCGTCAGATGGAGTTACTTTTAATTGCGTGGCACCAGGTTATACCTTAACGGAGAGAGTCAAACAGCTTTTTGAAGACACGGCCAAAGCGCGAGGCATATCTTTTGAAGAAGTGGAGAAAAGCATCGCCGAAAAAACGGACGTAAAAAGGTTGGCTCAGCCAGAAGAAGTAGCGAATGCGGTGGCTTTCCTGTTTTCAGAAAAGGCGAGTTACATAACCGGCGTAACTTTGAGAGTGGACGGTGGATATGTGAAATCCATGTGA
- the glpX gene encoding class II fructose-bisphosphatase has translation MQLIRVTEAAALNASKYLGLGNKEMVDQAAVDAMRGMLELVDVKGTVVIGEGEKDKAPMLYIGERVGNWSEEAPEMDIAVDPIDGTRLVANGLPNAIAVMAAAEKGKLASLPTFYCEKLACGPELKGKLDINASVRENLKIAAAVLRLDMNELTVVVLNRPRHEKLIEDIRKVGARIKLISDGDIAAAIASALPASGVNLYMGIGGSPEAVLAAAALKSLGGEIQVKLHPSEEEKNKIKELDVDKVYLTEDLAGGENVVFAATGVTDGDLLKGVRYAKNHAITYTIAMRSKTHTIRKVEAFHDLKYKTIALKSLGIDVKLDR, from the coding sequence TTGCAACTTATTCGCGTTACCGAGGCTGCGGCCTTGAATGCGAGTAAGTATCTGGGATTAGGTAACAAAGAAATGGTTGATCAAGCGGCAGTTGATGCGATGCGGGGAATGTTGGAACTGGTGGATGTCAAAGGGACAGTGGTCATAGGTGAAGGAGAGAAAGACAAAGCACCCATGCTCTACATAGGAGAAAGGGTTGGGAATTGGTCGGAAGAAGCGCCGGAAATGGATATAGCGGTAGATCCAATAGACGGAACAAGACTTGTTGCAAACGGTTTGCCGAATGCAATCGCCGTTATGGCAGCTGCCGAAAAGGGAAAATTAGCTTCTTTACCCACTTTCTACTGTGAAAAACTTGCCTGTGGGCCAGAATTGAAAGGAAAGTTAGACATAAATGCCAGCGTGCGAGAGAATCTGAAAATTGCCGCGGCTGTACTCAGGCTGGATATGAACGAATTAACAGTGGTTGTACTAAACAGGCCCAGACATGAAAAACTTATAGAGGACATCAGAAAAGTGGGAGCTCGCATCAAGCTTATAAGTGATGGAGATATCGCCGCCGCGATAGCCAGTGCACTACCGGCAAGTGGTGTAAATCTTTACATGGGAATAGGGGGATCCCCGGAAGCCGTACTTGCCGCTGCAGCGTTAAAATCGCTGGGAGGAGAAATCCAAGTGAAGCTTCATCCAAGCGAAGAAGAAAAGAACAAGATAAAAGAGCTGGATGTTGATAAAGTGTATCTAACGGAAGATTTGGCAGGCGGAGAAAATGTGGTATTCGCTGCAACGGGAGTTACCGATGGAGATCTTTTAAAAGGCGTCAGATATGCCAAAAACCATGCCATAACCTACACCATTGCCATGCGCTCGAAAACCCACACGATAAGAAAAGTTGAAGCCTTTCACGATCTTAAATATAAAACGATAGCGCTCAAAAGCTTGGGAATCGATGTGAAACTCGATAGATAA
- a CDS encoding acyltransferase family protein yields MSSKSGFGEFDILRGFSIMMVVLSHTLFYHVDTFGYQEAVAIGFSLAKMAGIVIPLFYFITGYYSIRTAQRNKKRFITSRIRLLLPPYLIWSTLYIIAEGVVGSHFGIKLGWKEILEKYALGDAATSYYFLFVLFIFYALTPLFADMSAKQLKKLLPPFFIAMLAWSSIYYIPFYFGKELVPLLAGLRNPLAWIFFYIWGMYTFKTVKERGMYWRKPLPRSVKMLALFAYIAAVLEIYFMPAKYQPGVPLLGPLGFVYYTLALPVSLRIGYIVSQKFMFLSKLFGMYGRHTFGIYLANDFFDAGTLVLAISIFPVLTQRSTLWINFIGFSISVTLLFITVKSVWNWNKKVYSIIF; encoded by the coding sequence ATGAGTTCAAAATCCGGGTTTGGTGAGTTTGACATCTTAAGAGGGTTTTCCATAATGATGGTTGTCCTTTCACACACTCTCTTTTACCATGTGGATACATTTGGATATCAAGAAGCCGTTGCTATTGGATTTTCACTTGCGAAAATGGCAGGAATAGTCATACCACTTTTTTATTTCATAACTGGTTATTATTCCATAAGAACCGCTCAAAGAAACAAAAAACGCTTCATCACATCCAGAATCCGTTTGCTTCTTCCGCCTTATCTTATTTGGTCAACGCTGTATATAATTGCGGAAGGTGTAGTCGGTTCACACTTTGGAATAAAATTGGGGTGGAAAGAAATTTTAGAAAAGTATGCTTTGGGAGACGCTGCTACCTCTTACTACTTCTTGTTTGTCTTGTTCATTTTTTACGCGTTAACTCCACTTTTCGCGGATATGAGCGCGAAACAGCTGAAAAAACTTCTGCCTCCATTTTTTATAGCCATGTTGGCTTGGTCTTCGATATACTACATACCTTTTTATTTTGGAAAAGAATTGGTCCCACTTTTAGCTGGTTTGAGAAACCCTTTGGCATGGATTTTCTTTTACATCTGGGGTATGTATACATTTAAAACCGTCAAAGAGCGGGGTATGTACTGGAGGAAACCTCTTCCCAGATCTGTAAAAATGCTCGCTTTGTTTGCCTACATTGCAGCCGTGTTGGAAATTTACTTCATGCCGGCAAAGTACCAACCTGGCGTTCCGTTGTTAGGGCCGCTTGGTTTTGTCTATTATACGTTGGCGTTGCCGGTAAGCTTAAGGATAGGGTACATAGTATCTCAGAAATTTATGTTTTTATCTAAGCTCTTTGGGATGTACGGTAGACACACGTTTGGTATATACCTTGCCAACGATTTCTTTGATGCAGGAACGCTCGTTCTCGCCATTTCTATTTTTCCTGTTTTAACTCAAAGAAGTACCTTGTGGATAAATTTCATAGGATTTTCTATCTCCGTAACCTTGCTTTTCATAACGGTCAAAAGCGTTTGGAATTGGAATAAAAAAGTTTATTCAATTATATTCTAA